The Lewinellaceae bacterium DNA window AGCAAAAGGTTAGCGTTCTTGATCGGACAGAAGCATGATTAATCTAATTTGATACTTTAGTAAGTTCACAGAGGTAGAAGACGCTGATAAAAAAAGGCTGATTTCTTTGTGATTGACTGGGGTTATCCTTTATTTTGCGGAAATTTTTAAAAATTAACCAATTATGTCTAGCATCGAAGAAAAAGTAAAGAAGATCATCGTGGACAAATTAGGTGTCGACGAATCTGAAGTTACGCCTGAAGCAAGTTTTACCAACGACCTGGGCGCTGATTCACTAGATACGGTTGAACTTATCATGGAATTCGAGAAAGAATTTGATATTTCGATACCGGACGAACAGGCAGAAAATATCCAAACAGTAGGACAGGCAGTAAGCTATCTGGAGTCTCAGATGCAGTCCTGATCTGACCTGATTATCAGTTATTTATAAAAAATCCATAAATGAGAACCCTTCTTGTTTATGGATTTTTTTATCGCATTAAGCGGGTAATTTATTTACTTTGCGGATGCTTATGTAAACCTTACGGTCTATGAAACGAGTAGTTGTAACGGGTATTGGAGCACTAACCCCAATTGGCAATTCCGTGGATGCTTACCTCAAAGCATTGCAGGCGGGTGTTTCCGGGGCTAATCCAATCACACGTTTTAATGCCGAAGCATTTAAGACAAGGTTTGCTTGTGAACTGAAAGACCTGGATATCACTACAGTACTGGATAAGAAAGATGTGCGTAAGCTGGATCTTTTTGCCCAGTATGCACTCTACACGACGCACGAGGCCATCGAGATGAGCGGACTCACCGAAGACATCCTTGCCACGGAACGCACCGGCGTGATCTGGGGTTCCGGTATCGGCGGGCTGCGCTCTCTGGAAGCTGAAATTGAAACCTATGCCGAAGGAGGTCATGGTGTGCCTCGTCACAGCCCGTTTCTGATCCCCAAAATGATCGCGGATATCGCCGCAGGTCATATTTCGATCCGGTATGGGTGCCTCGGGATCAACTACGCCACCGTATCTGCCTGTGCATCCGCTAATCACGCCATCATCAACGCATTTGATTACATCCGCCTGGGAAAGGCCGACGTATTCATCACCGGCGGGTCGGAAGCAGCGATCACAGAAACCGGCATGGGCGGTTTTAGCAACATGAAGGCATTGTCTGAGCGCAATGACGATTATCTGACCGCCTCACGGCCCTTTGATGCGGACCGGGACGGTTTTGTGCTGGGTGAGGGGTCGGGAACCCTGATCCTGGAGGATTATGAACATGCCCGCCGACGCGGAGCACCGATATTGGCCGAAATCATCGGTACGGGAGCTACCGCAGATGCCTATCACATCACCGCTCCCCATCCGGAAGGCCGGGGCGCCTCCATTGTGATGCGGACAGCACTGCGCGAAGCAGGACTGAACACCTCGGACGTAGATTACATCAACGTACATGGCACTTCAACTCCTCTGGGAGATGTGGCCGAGTTACGTGCCATTCAGCATGTATTTGGTGACGATGCCTACAAATTGAATATCAGTTCTACCAAATCCATGACGGGACATTTACTGGGTGCTTCCGGCGCCATAGAAGCGGTTGCCGCCATCCTGGGCATGCAGCATAACTTTGTTCCGCCCACCATCAATCATTTCACACCAGACCCTGAGATCGATCCTAAACTGAACCTGACTCTGAACCATGCCCAGGAACGTCACCTGGATATTATTTTAAGTAATACATTTGGATTCGGAGGTCATAACTCATCGATCGTATTGAAGCGGGTATGATAAGTCGGCTGAAAAAAACATACAATTACTATCTCGGTTCCGATAAATATTTTGTGCAGCGGCTTGATTCGCTCGTGAATTATGTGCCACTCAATCCCTATCTCTTCAAGCTTGCTTTTTTTCATAAGTCAAGCCTGAATGAGAATAAAAACCGCATGGACAGCAACGAAAGACTGGAGTTTTTGGGTGATGCGGTTCTCAGCTCAGTGGTAGCCGAATACCTCTTTAAAAAGTATCCCAATAGCGATGAAGGCTTTCTGACCAAAATGCGATCCAAGATCGTAAAACGAAAGACGCTGAATAATCTCGCTGACCAGATAGGGATTGATGTCCTCCTGAAAGAGTTTAACCAGACTCAACTGACCAATTCCATGCTGGGTAATGCCCTGGAGGCATTCATCGGTGCCATGTACATCGAGAGCGGATACCGGCGCACCAAGAATTACATCATTCACAAAATGCTACGTGAATACCTGAATATCCACGCACTTGAAAACAAAGATGATAATTTCAAATCCCAGCTGCTGGAATGGTGCCAGAAACACGGAAAAGAAGTTAGCTATTCCGTGCTGAATAAATACCGCATGGACAACCGGGACCGGTTCCGCGTCGCCGTATTGATTAACGGCGAGGAAATTGCAACTGCCGAAGATTTCAATAAGAAAAGCGCAGAACAATCCGCCTCCAGCATTGCGATAGCCAATTTGGGCATCGCTGAAGAGGTTGATGATGAGGATTGATCGAAGCTTCTGCTGAAGTCCTGAAGGCGCTACAGAAGAGAAGCGGTCATCCAGGAAGGGATACAATAAATAAGTGACCCGAAATAATCAAACGTATGGATCTATCGCTGATCATATCTATTGCCACCTCTGCAATGTCTCTATTGGTTGCATTGATCTCGGTGATCATTATGTACCGAAGTGTCAAGATCAGCCAGAAAGGTCTGGAGAAGACGCTGGAAGAAATGGAAGATTATACCATTTCAGAAAATCTCGAAATTCATGTTCAGGTCGTCAATGCGGTCCGCCAGCATCAGGCCCAGCTCCCACCCAATATTCACGATCCGGATTACGTCATGACGGAAGAAGTCAACCGCCGCATTCGAATGTTTTGGTTTTCCATCTTTGACGAATGGTTTGTCTGCAAGACCGAGGGTAAGTTTATGACGGATTACTGGGATAAATATTATAAATATGGTCTTATGCCAGTGATGAAACGTCCGGTATTCACTCAGGCGATCAAAAAAATGATTGAGGTGGATCACATCACCTTCCTTGGTCAGGTTCACGTTTTCTCCAAAGCCCTTAATGAGGTCCACCGAATGGTAAACAACACGGACCTCATCGATTACGACAAGATTCAATTTGCGGGCCATAACCATAAAGACTGAGATGAAGGCGTCCGGTAAAAAGCCTGTGAAAAAGAAAACCAAAGCAAGTCCCGCGTCTCAGGCTACCTATCCAGTCCTGCCTGTACTGGTCATCCTGGTCCTGGTCGTCCTGGTTTTAAGCCGACTCTATTACCTGCCGATTGCATTTGACCGGGATGAAGGATCGTATCTGTATTTTGGAAAGCTGATCCTGCATGGGGAGCTTCCTTATCAGGACTTTTACGAGATCAAACCCCCGGGAATATTTTATAGCTATGCTCTGATTGCGGCCTTGTTTGGTACCTCACCGATTGGGGCACATGTAGCACTCCTGGCCATCAAACTGGCGTCCGGTTATTTACTATTCCGGATCAGCAGGCGGTATGCAGATAGCTCGTTTGCCTGGCTTGCCATACTGGCGTATGGATTGTACAGCACCAATCCCTACTTACAGGACCTCGCTATGGTTTCCGAACACCTGACCACCCTGTGTACCCTGGGTGGAATATGGATGCTGCACCAGGCATTGGATAAAAAGAAGAACTTCTGGTGGATCGGTAGTGGGATTATCCTGGCGTGGAGTGTCCTGATCAAACAAACCGGCTTATTCTATTTTCTACCGGCGATCGTCATCGCCATCGGCGAAACGAAGGCGCAACGGCAGCCAATGCCCTGGAAAGGCCTGATATTTTTATTGGGAGCTTCGATATCGACGGGGCTGGTGATGTTGCTTCTATTATGGATGCAGGGGAGTTTGCCGGAAGCTTATCACTGGCTGGTCGAACGGCCACTGAATTATGCTGAAGTAATCGGTGACGATCAAAAGACGGACTTAAGAAGCCATTTTATCAGCCTGGCCAGTAAGACGTTGTGGATGCTGGGAATCGTCAGTGCAGTGGGTATGATTCTGGCCTGGATTGACAAACCGCGCCGATATCCGATTTATGTCCTCACGCTCACGCTGGCTGCCGGCATCAACCTGATCATCGGAGGCAGGTATTATGGACACTATGCACTAAACCTGTTGCCTTTCCTGGCCATGTGGGCTGCCTATGCATGGTATGTGGTGGGTAATCGTATCCCCTTCATGCAACTGCAACGCTCCTGGCTGTATATTCTCCTTTGTGTGCCAGTGATTGGAATAACGTTCTTCCTGGCTAGGGCGCAATATTTTCCATTGGACAGAACCATCATGGTTCGCCGTATTTATGGTTTGAACCCATTTGATGAAATGTACCATCTTGGTAAATACATAAATGGAATCAAAGGCCCGGACGATGAAGTGCTGGTTGTGGGCTCGGAACCGGAGGGCTATCTGTACACCCATTCGGTGGCGCCTACCCGCCATGTGTTTCCGGCCTTCATCTCCGATGCAGAACCGGAAAATGTACGCTATCAGCAGGAAGCCTCTGAGGCGATGAAATCGAGTAAACCGAAGTACCTTTTTTTGGTGGTTAGTTCTTTTTCCTGGCTCTTTAAGGATGAAAACCAATCCGGCCGTAGCTACTTCAACAACGCATTTTATTTTGTCCAGCAAGGTTATCGCAGGGTTGCGATCGCAGAAACCTATCCTGACCGGCCTTCCCGTTATTTTTATGGGGATGAAGCCACAAATCGCGATGCTCAATCCAGCACCTATATTGAAGTTTATGAGCGCCGTTAAGCCGTATGAGATCGAATTTGCAGGCCATGGCTCTGCGCAGGAAGGATTCCTGTATGTCGCGGAGCAGCCAGGTATTCCTTTTGAGGTACGCAGATCATTCTGGACGGTCAAGACACCGGCAACTGTTATTCGTGGTGGTCATGCCCACTATCAGACGGAAATGATACTGATCGCATTGCAGGGAACCATTATCCTGCAGGTGGAAAACCTGGCTGGGAAGCAATGGCAGTATAAACTGGACCGCCCGGATACCGGCATCTATATCCCGGTTATGCACTGGCATACCATGATTTATGAGGTTGATGCAGTCCAACTGGTGTTGGCTTCAGCAGATTACAATGAAGATGATTACATCCGGGATTACCAGGCCTTCAAACACCTTTAAAGATGCATAATGGAATTACTCGAGATTAATCGAGCTGATTTTCCGCAGTAACAGAGGCCAGTTGACCCGGATGGTGATTTCCACCCGGTTATTCAGTGCCCGTCCCGCCGGGGTTTCATTGGAGACCCTCGGTTGTGAAGCTCCGACTCCGATCACTTCGATCTGATTGGCCGGCATACCTGCATCCTGAATTAATACACGCGCAATCGAGGCAGCGCGCAAAACGCTAATCTCCAGATTGTCCTGTGTGGTATGCTGACCAGAGGCAGCATCGGGATCCGTGTGCCCGGTGACGGTGACAGGCAGGGTAGGGTATTGCTGCAAGGTTTTACCCAATTGCTGCAATACCTTACCGGCGCCGGCGGAGATTTTCCCATTTGACCCAAACAGGTAGGACGCATAGAGAATCATTTTGACCTGTGATGCTTCCTGTTTGATCTCCAGCTCACTGTCTTTGGCACTTTTGAACTGGCCCATTAGTTGACTCAGGATGGTTTCCAGTTGCGTTTGGTCGGTTTGATAGATCTCGGCAATTTCACTGAGCTGAGCATCCTTTTGTGCCAGAATCTCATTTTGTTCGCTCAACTCCTGATAGAGGGTCTCACGTATGGATTCGGCTTCACTTGACACCGACCCGAGTTTGGCATTGAGGTCGTTTATTTTTTTCTCCAGCAGGATGTTTTCGGCAACGATTTGATTGAATGCCGAATTGGCTTTAATCAATTCATCTCGGGTGTTCTCGTATTGCTCTTTAAACCGGCTGCTTTCTACGAGGGTCTGTTTCAGTTCTTCCCGAAGCGATTGTTCCGTCTTCTCAGTGGATTGCTGCAGTTCACTGTATTTGCGACTGCTGACGCATCCGGACATCAGACCGGAAATAATCACAGCCAGCAATAAGGTGACTCTTTTTAAAGGCATCTCGATGTATTAATTAAGCTGGAAGATGGATGATCCCAAGAGTCCCTTATCGGAGTAAATGGAGGCGATGTAATAACCAGGTTTAAGCTTTTCTGCCAATTCATAGGTGAACTCCAGATGTTGAGACGGACCAATGTTGACCTTTTTGGTATCCTGAGCTTCAATGACCAGTGTCCGGGCATCTTCCCCAACCCGCACTTTGGAGCCAGGCCCCACAGGCACTCCGTCGGCATTGGTGATGTAGAGGTATACGTTCTGGGGTCCAACATATTCTTCGGGAACATCCACCAGATCAAAAGCAACATTGATTTTGCGCACCTTTTTTGATTTGATGGTCGTCTTATCGTTGTTCTTGACATAGTTAACCGCCATTGAACTGGCCTTGAAGGCTTGATTGGCGAGTTGTGATGCGCGCTGCTTCATCAGGGCATTGGCTTGCTCCAGATCGCCGACCTGACCTTTCAGTTCCGTAGTCTGAATTTCATAGGCAGCTACCTGCGCCTGCAGTTCTTCATTCTGATTGCGCAGCGAATCGTTCTGGGTCTTCAGCATGGTGATCTGGGCATCCAGGTCGGACTTGGCAGTTTGGAGGTTGGCTATTTCGGCACGCAGAGACTTTGCATCGTTGTTTGCTTTCCGGGTCAGGCGGTAGATCTGCTGATCTTTTGAAGTCAACAATTCTTTGGCATTCTCCAGAGATCCTTTCAGCGAGTCATTCTCAATGGCCACCGTTGCATACGCGGTATGCATGCTGTCCAGATCAAAGACCAGGTTGTCCCTTACGGTGATGAGGGAGTCCAGTTCCTGATCCTGGGTAGAGATCATTTTGTTTTTGTTGGCACCGGACCAGGCCAGCCAGCCAATGACCAGGATGGCAACGGCCAATAATGCTCCGAGAATAATGGCTAGATTCTTATAATTCTTTTCCTCTTCCATGGCTATCGTTTTTTACGTCTATTTGAAGTTCTATAAAGATATAAATATTATAAATATATTTAATGTTAATTCGTGTGGCCTGCTATGGCCTACATTTCATACGTTAAGACTCCTGAATTAGTACTTGTCACACGTGGATTTTTACATTCATTGGACACTTATCAAAGGCACTAGGTCAATATCATGGTATTGAGCCATGATGTCGTGGTTTATTTCCCTCCATTGACCGATCTGGTTTTGAGACAAACCTCAACGTCAACCCGGAATTTATCCAGGTTGATTATCTTGGGGCCATGACTATGGAGGCATCCCCGGGACCTGCTTTTACCATTACAATTTACCGGCCAGAGGACCGGGAAGTTTGGGACACATTTGTTTCGCAGGCACGAAATGGTCATTTCCAGTTCCTGCGCAATTACATGGATTACCATGCAGACCGCTTTCAGGATTTATCCTTGCTGATCTGGCGTGGAACAAGGTTAATAGGCCTGATGGCAGGCCACCGTACGGAATCAATTTACTTTTCGCACCAGGGACTGAGTTTTGGAGGCCTGATCCAGCACCAGGATTTTTCGGTCAACTGGGCCCTTCCTGTTTTGACAAGCATTCGTAACTGGCTGCAGGAGCGTGGTTGCAAAAAATGGATTTACAAGACGGTACCAGTGCTTTACCACCATCAACCGGCGATGGCAGATCATTGGGCCTTATTTATGATGGGGGCTAACTGGCTATACCGGAATACCAGCATGACCATCGATTTGAGGAATACATTCCACTGGCACAAAAACCGGAAAAGGGCTCTGACCACAGCTTGCAATACGGCCTTTTTCTATCAGGAGAGCTCAGATGCCGGCCAGTTCCATCCTATCCTGACGGCATTGTTGCAGCGAAAATATGACCGGAACCCCGTGCATAGTCTGTCCGAACTGCAGCGATTGATGGATGTATTTCCGGACAATATCCGCTTGCATCTGGCCATAAAAGAAGAAGAGGTTTGTGCTGGTGTCCTGATGTACAATCATGCAGGTGTGGCTCATGCCCAATACATCGCGGCTACGCCCGAAGGAGAAAAGACGGAGGCGCTGACCGGATTGTTTCAGAACCTGATCCAAGACGTTTACCGGGACTGCCGGTACTTCGATTTTGGAATTTGTAATGAAGAAAATGGTACGTTGTTGAATGAAGGATTAGCCCGGTTTAAAGAAGGATTCGGTGCGGGAGTTACTATTTTTGATGCCTATCAACTGGATCTATAAAAAGGCAAAATCAGAAGCCTATGGGGTCGTATGAAGTGCCGTTTCTGGATTTTAGCGGAATACATCATCCTTTGAGGGAGGAATTTTCCCGGGCGTTTGAGACCTTCCTGGACCGACAATGGTACGTGCTGGGGGCGGAAGTATCGCGCTTTGAGTTGGACTATGCACGCTATATCGGACAGGATTTTGCAGTTGGAGTAGGGAGCGGCATGGCGGCGCTGCATCTGGCACTGTTGGCTGGCGGTATTGGTCCGGGAGATCAGGTTATCGTCCCAGCCAATACCTATGTGGCGACCTGGCTGTCGGTCGTCTATACCGGCGCTGAGCTGGTGGCGGTGGATCCTGATCCGCAAACAGCCAATTTATCGGCAGCCGGCATCCGCCAGGCTCTCACCGACCGGACCCGGGCAATAATTCCGGTGCATCTTTATGGAATGCCCTGTCCGATGCAGGAAATCATGGATCTTGCGCGCGAAAACAATTTGCTTGTGATTGAGGACAATGCACAGGCTCACGGCGCCAGGTTAGGGGATAAACGGACTGGCTCGTTTGGTCATGCGAACGCACACAGTTTTTATCCCACCAAGATCCTGGGAGCCCTCGGAGAAGCCGGGGCGGTCACCACCAGCGATGAATTGATTGCGGATCGGTTGTACATACTGCGCAATTATGGTCAGCGGGAACGCTATCAAAATGAAATGATAGGCTACAATTACCGGCTGGA harbors:
- a CDS encoding DegT/DnrJ/EryC1/StrS family aminotransferase, with amino-acid sequence MGSYEVPFLDFSGIHHPLREEFSRAFETFLDRQWYVLGAEVSRFELDYARYIGQDFAVGVGSGMAALHLALLAGGIGPGDQVIVPANTYVATWLSVVYTGAELVAVDPDPQTANLSAAGIRQALTDRTRAIIPVHLYGMPCPMQEIMDLARENNLLVIEDNAQAHGARLGDKRTGSFGHANAHSFYPTKILGALGEAGAVTTSDELIADRLYILRNYGQRERYQNEMIGYNYRLDELQAALLNVKLKYLDAWLEERRTLATGYDKGLGDLPGLILPPATDGGQHAYYLYVIHTPFRDQLQSWLKTKKIETIVHYPLPPHRQTAFSDYGWSAEAFPVANQLASQCLSLPLYIGLYREKQELVIHAIREFWQDHSG
- a CDS encoding acyl carrier protein, producing MSSIEEKVKKIIVDKLGVDESEVTPEASFTNDLGADSLDTVELIMEFEKEFDISIPDEQAENIQTVGQAVSYLESQMQS
- a CDS encoding OmpA family protein, translating into MPLKRVTLLLAVIISGLMSGCVSSRKYSELQQSTEKTEQSLREELKQTLVESSRFKEQYENTRDELIKANSAFNQIVAENILLEKKINDLNAKLGSVSSEAESIRETLYQELSEQNEILAQKDAQLSEIAEIYQTDQTQLETILSQLMGQFKSAKDSELEIKQEASQVKMILYASYLFGSNGKISAGAGKVLQQLGKTLQQYPTLPVTVTGHTDPDAASGQHTTQDNLEISVLRAASIARVLIQDAGMPANQIEVIGVGASQPRVSNETPAGRALNNRVEITIRVNWPLLLRKISSINLE
- a CDS encoding GNAT family N-acetyltransferase, which translates into the protein MTMEASPGPAFTITIYRPEDREVWDTFVSQARNGHFQFLRNYMDYHADRFQDLSLLIWRGTRLIGLMAGHRTESIYFSHQGLSFGGLIQHQDFSVNWALPVLTSIRNWLQERGCKKWIYKTVPVLYHHQPAMADHWALFMMGANWLYRNTSMTIDLRNTFHWHKNRKRALTTACNTAFFYQESSDAGQFHPILTALLQRKYDRNPVHSLSELQRLMDVFPDNIRLHLAIKEEEVCAGVLMYNHAGVAHAQYIAATPEGEKTEALTGLFQNLIQDVYRDCRYFDFGICNEENGTLLNEGLARFKEGFGAGVTIFDAYQLDL
- a CDS encoding FdtA/QdtA family cupin domain-containing protein gives rise to the protein MSAVKPYEIEFAGHGSAQEGFLYVAEQPGIPFEVRRSFWTVKTPATVIRGGHAHYQTEMILIALQGTIILQVENLAGKQWQYKLDRPDTGIYIPVMHWHTMIYEVDAVQLVLASADYNEDDYIRDYQAFKHL
- the rnc gene encoding ribonuclease III: MISRLKKTYNYYLGSDKYFVQRLDSLVNYVPLNPYLFKLAFFHKSSLNENKNRMDSNERLEFLGDAVLSSVVAEYLFKKYPNSDEGFLTKMRSKIVKRKTLNNLADQIGIDVLLKEFNQTQLTNSMLGNALEAFIGAMYIESGYRRTKNYIIHKMLREYLNIHALENKDDNFKSQLLEWCQKHGKEVSYSVLNKYRMDNRDRFRVAVLINGEEIATAEDFNKKSAEQSASSIAIANLGIAEEVDDED
- the fabF gene encoding beta-ketoacyl-ACP synthase II, producing MKRVVVTGIGALTPIGNSVDAYLKALQAGVSGANPITRFNAEAFKTRFACELKDLDITTVLDKKDVRKLDLFAQYALYTTHEAIEMSGLTEDILATERTGVIWGSGIGGLRSLEAEIETYAEGGHGVPRHSPFLIPKMIADIAAGHISIRYGCLGINYATVSACASANHAIINAFDYIRLGKADVFITGGSEAAITETGMGGFSNMKALSERNDDYLTASRPFDADRDGFVLGEGSGTLILEDYEHARRRGAPILAEIIGTGATADAYHITAPHPEGRGASIVMRTALREAGLNTSDVDYINVHGTSTPLGDVAELRAIQHVFGDDAYKLNISSTKSMTGHLLGASGAIEAVAAILGMQHNFVPPTINHFTPDPEIDPKLNLTLNHAQERHLDIILSNTFGFGGHNSSIVLKRV
- a CDS encoding glycosyltransferase family 39 protein, giving the protein MKKKTKASPASQATYPVLPVLVILVLVVLVLSRLYYLPIAFDRDEGSYLYFGKLILHGELPYQDFYEIKPPGIFYSYALIAALFGTSPIGAHVALLAIKLASGYLLFRISRRYADSSFAWLAILAYGLYSTNPYLQDLAMVSEHLTTLCTLGGIWMLHQALDKKKNFWWIGSGIILAWSVLIKQTGLFYFLPAIVIAIGETKAQRQPMPWKGLIFLLGASISTGLVMLLLLWMQGSLPEAYHWLVERPLNYAEVIGDDQKTDLRSHFISLASKTLWMLGIVSAVGMILAWIDKPRRYPIYVLTLTLAAGINLIIGGRYYGHYALNLLPFLAMWAAYAWYVVGNRIPFMQLQRSWLYILLCVPVIGITFFLARAQYFPLDRTIMVRRIYGLNPFDEMYHLGKYINGIKGPDDEVLVVGSEPEGYLYTHSVAPTRHVFPAFISDAEPENVRYQQEASEAMKSSKPKYLFLVVSSFSWLFKDENQSGRSYFNNAFYFVQQGYRRVAIAETYPDRPSRYFYGDEATNRDAQSSTYIEVYERR